One Malaclemys terrapin pileata isolate rMalTer1 chromosome 9, rMalTer1.hap1, whole genome shotgun sequence DNA window includes the following coding sequences:
- the FAAH2 gene encoding fatty-acid amide hydrolase 2: protein MALSRAERCLVLLLRLLSRAFLVLLSLAARASAALAPKPPALPPPAGAPTARCVPPPGQPLLLLSARQLARRIRRREVKCTDVVQAYIKRIEEINPLVNAVVKARFDAALQEAHHVDKLLSEGHGDEDSLQEKFPFLGVPFTVKEAFALHGMPNTSGLVSRRNLISASDALVVSRLKQAGAIPLGVTNCSELCMWYESINNVYGRTNNPYDLQRIVGGSSGGEGCVLGAACSVIGVGSDIGGSIRMPAFFNGVFGHKPTTGVVPNDGQFPNALGVRTEFLCTGPMCRYAEDLKPMLRVMAGPGVRKLKLDEKVSLEKVKFYCMEHDGGSVFVSPVDREILQAQRKVVEHLETQCGVQVQHITIHKMKYAFQIWSAMMSSRDSDGQEAQLFTDLLGDHGKPVWPLWELMKWFLGMSLHTIPAIALALTEKLMKLNPGGNAKLVSMGHSLRTEMMNLLGTDGILLYPSHPIVAPKHYSPLGMPFNFAYTAVFNVLGLPVTQCPLGLSSEGLPLGIQVVAGLHNDHLTLAMARYLEKAFGGWVCPGKS, encoded by the exons ATGGCGCTGTCGCGCGCGGAGCGCtgccttgtgctgctgctgcggCTCCTGTCGCGCGCCTTCCTCGTGCTGCTGAGCCTGGCGGCGCGCGCCTCCGCGGCGCTCGCCCCTAAGCCACCAGCGCTGCCCCCGCCGGCCGGGGCGCCCACCGCGCGCTGTGTGCCACCGCCGGGccagccgctgctgctgctgtcggcAAGGCAGCTGGCTCGGCGCATCCGCCGCCGGGAG GTGAAATGCACTGATGTTGTTCAGGCTTATATCAAGAGGATTGAGGAGATAAATCCGCTTGTCAATGCAGTTGTCAAGGCCAG GTTCGATGCAGCTCTTCAAGAGGCCCACCATGTTGACAAACTGCTCTCGGAAGGTCATGGAGATGAAGATTCCCTGCAGGAAAAATTTCCCTTCCTGGGGGTTCCTTTCACCGTCAAGGAGGCCTTTGCGCTGCATG GGATGCCAAACACCTCTGGCCTGGTTAGCCGTCGCAACTTGATCTCCGCGTCAGACGCTCTGGTGGTGTCACGGTTAAAGCAAGCTGGTGCAATTCCATTGGGTGTGACCAATTGCAGTGAGCTGTGTATGTGGTATGAGTCTATCAACAATGTCTATGGCAGAACAAACAACCCATATGACCTGCAAAGGATCGTGGGTGGCAGCTCAG GTGGTGAAGGCTGCGTCCTGGGAGCTGCCTGCTCCGTAATCGGGGTGGGCTCAGATATCGGCGGCAGCATTCGGATGCCTGCTTTTTTCAATGGAGTCTTTGGACATAAACCCACCACAG GAGTGGTCCCCAATGATGGTCAGTTCCCCAATGCTCTGGGCGTGCGGACGGAGTTCCTGTGTACGGGTCCCATGTGTCGCTATGCTGAGGACCTGAAGCCCATGTTGAGGGTCATGGCTGGGCCTGGAGTCAGAAA GCTGAAGCTGGATGAAAAGGTGTCACTGGAGAAAGTAAAATTCTACTGCATGGAGCATGATGGTGGTTCAGTTTTCGTGTCCCCTGTGGACAGGGAAATTCTTCAGGCCCAGAGAAAG GTGGTGGAGCACCTGGAGACTCAGTGTGGGGTCCAAGTTCAGCATATAACAATCCACAAGATGAAGTACGCTTTCCAGATCTGGTCTGCTATGATGTCTTCCCGGGACAGTGATGGGCAG GAAGCACAGCTGTTCACAGACCTGCTTGGAGATCATGGGAAGCCCGTATGGCCGCTGTGGGAGCTGATGAAATGGTTCCTGGGGATGTCTTTGCACACCATCCCTGCCATTG CCCTGGCACTGACAGAGAAGCTGATGAAACTCAACCCTGGTGGGAATGCCAAGCTGGTGAGCATGGGACACAGCCTGCGGACTGAGATGATGAACTTGCTGGGGACTGATGGGATACTTTTGTACCCTTCCCACCCCATAGTGGCACCTAAGCACTACTCTCCCTTGGGGATGCCTTTCAACTTTGCGTATACAG CTGTTTTCAATGTCCTGGGCTTGCCTGTCACCCAGTGCCCACTGGGCTTGAGCAGTGAGGGACTTCCCTTGGGAATTCAGGTGGTGGCAGGCCTGCACAATGACCATCTGACACTGGCTATGGCTCGATACCTGGAGAAGGCTTTTGGAGGCTGGGTTTGCCCTGGAAAATCATAA